The following are encoded together in the Onychostoma macrolepis isolate SWU-2019 chromosome 03, ASM1243209v1, whole genome shotgun sequence genome:
- the abca3b gene encoding phospholipid-transporting ATPase ABCA3 isoform X2, whose product MQECIRTVRGFETEEQFEEFVKTDPESGKILAAIVFEHQFTHDDEPLPLQVSYHLRFTYSPRNAPAREKSELNPNNDLDWHTLSLFPLIQLPGPREQHEPRGGTPGYYREGFLQVQHAVDRAIMKAYNSTAATALLKRAQVLLARFPYPAFIYDVFILAIQNQLPLLLVLSFTYTSLNIVRAVVQEKERKLKEYMRMMGLSNWLHWSAWFLMFFLFLSISIFFVTVLICVKVSPNGAVLTYSDPTLVFVFLLVFAVSTINFSFMISACFSRANVAAAAGGFIYFLSYLPYVFLWPRYDLLSHAQKVSACLISNVAMAMGAQLIGMFEGKGTGIQWHNLFEPVTVDDDFSLAQVLGLLLLDSVLYGLVAWYMEAVFPGEYGVPRPWYFFILPSYWCSSPRVALLKEKEEEEEAEKVSKGEFIEEEPAGLVSGVKIKRLAKVFKVGNKTKEAVRDLTLNMFEGQITVLLGHNGAGKTTTLSMLTGLFPPSNGRAYINGYDICQDMALIRRSLGLCPQHDVLFDNLTVREHLLFYTQLKGYPRKKIPDEVDRILRILNLEDKRHARSKTLSGGMKRKLSIGIALIGDSKVVMLDEPTSGMDPSARRATWDLLQGEKRGRTILLTTHFMDEADLLGDRIAIMAGGELQCCGSPLFLKNKYGAGYHMVIVKDAFCNVSEITRLVHMYVPDATLESSAGAELSYILPKESTSRFELLFAELEMNRDELGIASYGASVTTMEEVFLRVGKLVDSSLDIQAIQLPALQYQHERRSHDWTMDDSSSISGMTDVTDFTDSGTMISEDGSNIKLNTGARLYMQQFYAMFLKRALYSWRNWKVVVAQFLVPLIFTVLALVVARTLPGSQITPLLRLVLKQYGHTHVPVAVDVNAGPLATALAEIYTAQLPSQNAIAATNITDFSEYVLYNAMREGGAFNEHCVVGATFRSRSRKSTEVIGYFNNQGFHTPATALMLVDNALYKLLAGPDASIQTGNYPMPRNMSETAQSQLSEGQTGFAIAINLMYGMASLASTFALLLVSERSVKSKHVQQVSGVYPSNFWFSALLWDLINFLLPCLLMLVVFRVFSVKAFVAENHLVDVLLLLLLYGWAVIPLMYLLSFLFSTAATAYTRLTIFNILSGTATFLAVTIMTIPELKLEDMSHLLDKIFLIFPNYCLGMSFSEFYQNYEIITFCTSSAFAEYICKYYNITYQVNYFSMDEPGVGRFLVAMSLQGVVFIALLFLIELRCVHILLNLCRRRKKVLLLAEEALQPEDRDVAEERKRILECQPVVESMVGSPLILQELSKVYSGGQSLLAVDRLSLAVGKGECFGLLGFNGAGKTTTFKMLTGDESITSGDAFIDGYSILRDVKKVQQRIGYCPQFDAVLDHMTGRETLSMYARLRGIPEKYVTACVENVLRSLLLEPHADKLVRSYSGGNKRKLSAGMALIGGPPVIFLDEPSTGMDPVARRLLWDAITRTRESGKAIIITSHSMEECEALCTRLAVMVNGQFKCLGSPQHLKSKFGSGYTLLAKVRVETELDEMDLQLFKDFIESTFPGSLLKDEHQGMVHYHLTDKTLTWAQVFGVLETAKEKYSIEDYCVSQISLEQVFLSFAQFQHCAEVCDDTLKH is encoded by the exons ATGCAGGAATGCATCAGAACCG tgcgTGGCTTTGAAACAGAGGAGCAGTTTGAGGAGTTTGTGAAAACTGACCCAGAGTCGGGCAAGATTTTGGCAGCCATTGTGTTTGAGCACCAATTCACACACGACGATGAGCCGCTTCCTCTGCAG GTCAGCTATCATCTGCGCTTCACATACAGCCCCAGAAATGCTCCGGCACGCGAGAAGTCCGAGCTCAACCCCAACAATGATCTGGACTGGCACACGCTCAGTCTGTTTCCTCTGATCCAGCTGCCCGGGCCCAGAGAACAACACGAACCACGCGGGGGCACGCCAG GATATTACCGCGAGGGCTTCCTGCAGGTGCAGCACGCGGTGGACCGGGCCATCATGAAGGCCTACAACAGCACGGCGGCAACAGCCCTCCTCAAGCGAGCCCAAGTGCTGCTGGCCCGCTTCCCTTATCCAGCGTTCATCTATGACGTCTTCATCCTGGCCATCCAGAACCAGCTGCCACTGCTGCTGGTGCTCAGCTTCACCTACACCTCTCTGAATATCGTCCGCGCTGTGGTGCAGGAGAAGGAGAGGAAACTGAAG gaGTACATGCGTATGATGGGTCTCAGTAACTGGTTGCACTGGAGCGCCTGGTTCCTCATGTTTTTCCTCTTCCTCTCAATCTCCATCTTCTTTGTTACCGTACTTATCTGCGTCAAG GTGAGTCCTAACGGAGCGGTGTTGACCTACAGCGACCCCACGCTGGTGTTTGTCTTCCTGCTGGTGTTTGCCGTGTCCACCATTAACTTCAGCTTCATGATCAGCGCCTGCTTCTCCAGAG CGAATGTGGCCGCAGCAGCGGGCGGCTTCATCTACTTCTTGAGCTACCTGCCGTACGTCTTCCTGTGGCCTCGCTATGACCTGCTGTCACACGCACAGAAAGTCTCCGCCTGCCTCATCTCCAACGTGGCCATGGCCATGGGAGCCCAGCTGATCGGCATGTTCGAGGGCAAAG GGACAGGCATCCAGTGGCATAACCTGTTTGAGCCGGTGACGGTGGACGATGATTTCTCTCTGGCTCAAGTGCTGGGTCTGCTGCTGCTGGACTCGGTGCTGTACGGTCTGGTGGCCTGGTACATGGAAGCCGTGTTTCCGGGAGAATATGGAGTCCCTCGTCCATGGTACTTCTTCATTCTG CCCTCATACTGGTGCAGCAGCCCTCGTGTGGCCCTACTAAAGGagaaggaggaagaggaggaggccGAGAAGGTGTCGAAGGGCGAATTCATCGAAGAGGAGCCAGCTGGACTGGTCTCGGGGGTCAAGATCAAACGTTTGGCAAAG GTGTTCAAAGTGGGAAATAAGACCAAGGAGGCGGTGAGGGATTTAACGCTCAACATGTTCGAAGGCCAGATTACTGTTCTGCTGGGTCACAACGGAGCGGGCAAGACCACCACACTTTCAATGCTGACAG GCCTTTTCCCGCCCAGCAACGGCCGTGCGTACATTAACGGTTACGACATATGTCAGGATATGGCCCTGATCCGCCGCAGCCTCGGTCTGTGTCCGCAGCACGATGTGCTCTTCGACAACCTCACCGTCCGAGAACACCTGCTCTTCTACACACAG CTGAAGGGTTATCCTCGTAAAAAGATCCCTGATGAGGTGGACCGCATCCTTCGGATCCTGAATTTGGAGGACAAGCGTCATGCGCGATCCAAAACCCTCTCTGGCGGGATGAAGAGGAAGCTTTCCATCGGCATTGCTTTAATTGGAGACTCAAAG GTGGTGATGCTGGACGAGCCCACCTCAGGAATGGACCCCTCAGCCCGCCGGGCCACCTGGGACCTGCTGCAGGGCGAGAAGCGCGGCCGCACCATCCTGCTGACCACACACTTCATGGACGAGGCCGACCTGCTGGGAGATCGGATCGCCATCATGGCCGGCGGAGAGCTCCAGTGCTGCGGCTCACCGCTCTTCCTCAAGAACAAATACG GTGCTGGTTACCACATGGTTATAGTAAAGGATGCGTTTTGTAACGTGTCCGAGATCACTCGTCTAGTGCACATGTATGTGCCTGATGCCACTCTAGAGAGCAGTGCAGGCGCTGAACTCTCCTACATACTGCCCAAAGAGAGCACCAGCCG GTTTGAGCTGCTGTTTGCTGAGCTGGAGATGAATCGAGACGAGTTGGGCATCGCCAGCTATGGGGCGTCCGTTACCACCATGGAGGAGGTTTTTCTCAG GGTCGGGAAGCTGGTGGACTCCAGTCTGGATATTCAGGCCATCCAGCTTCCGGCTCTGCAGTATCAGCATGAGCGGCGGTCACATGACTGGACCATGGATGACTCCAGCAGCATCAGCGGCATGACGGACGTGACCGATTTCACTGACAGTGGCACTATGATCTCAGAAGATGGCTCCAACATCAAACTCAACACTGGG GCCAGGCTCTATATGCAGCAGTTCTACGCTATGTTCCTGAAGAGGGCACTTTACAGCTGGCGCAACTGGAAAGTGGTGGTGGCTCAGTTTCTGGTGCCGCTCATTTTCACAGTGTTGGCTCTTGTAGTGGCCCGCACCCTCCCTGGAAGCCAAATCACGCCCCTGCTCCGTCTGGTGCTAAAACAATATGGCCATACTCACGTACCCGTGGCTGTAGATGTCAATGCTGGGCCACTGGCTACAGCCCTGGCTGAGATCTACACAGCACAGCTGCCTTCCCAGAATGCCATTGCTGCCACTAATATAACAG ATTTTTCAGAGTACGTGCTATATAATGCCATGAGGGAGGGCGGAGCTTTCAATGAGCACTGCGTGGTGGGCGCGACTTTCAGGAGCCGATCCAGGAAGAGCACTGAGGTCATCGGCTACTTCAACAACCAGGGCTTTCACACCCCCGCTACAGCGCTCATGCTGGTTGACAACGCTCTCTACAAACTACTAGCTGGACCTGATGCCTCCATCCAGACTGGAAATTACCCCATGCCACGCAACATGTCCGAGACGGCCCAGAGCCAGCTTTCTGA GGGCCAGACAGGCTTTGCTATCGCCATAAACCTCATGTACGGCATGGCATCATTAGCCAGCACCTTTGCCCTGCTCCTCGTCTCTGAGCGATCGGTGAAGTCCAAACATGTACAGCAGGTCAGCGGGGTCTACCCCTCCAACTTCTGGTTCTCCGCCCTGCTGTGGGACCTCATCAACTTCCTGTTGCCCTGCCTGCTCATGCTG GTTGTCTTCCGAGTGTTTTCAGTGAAAGCATTTGTGGCCGAGAACCACCTGGTGGATGTTCTGCTTTTGCTGCTTCTGTATGGCTGGGCGGTGATTCCCCTCATGTATCTGCTCAGCTTCCTGTTCTCTACGGCCGCCACCGCCTACACGCGCCTCACCATCTTCAACATCCTCAGTGGCACGGCCACCTTCCTCGCGGTCACCATCATGACCATACCTG AGCTGAAGCTAGAAGACATGTCTCACCTCCTGGATAAGATCTTCCTGATCTTCCCAAATTACTGCTTGGGCATGTCCTTCAGCGAGTTCTACCAGAACTACGAGATCATCACCTTCTGCACCTCCAGCGCCTTTGCCGAGTACATTTGCAAGTACTACA ACATCACGTATCAAGTGAACTACTTTTCCATGGATGAGCCCGGAGTGGGCCGCTTCCTGGTGGCCATGTCCCTACAAGGTGTCGTCTTCATCGCCCTGCTTTTCCTCATCGAGCTTCGGTGTGTCCACATACTACTCAACCTCTGCAGGAGACGCAAGAAG GTTTTGCTGTTGGCAGAAGAAGCTCTCCAGCCTGAGGACAGAGATGTTGCAGAGGAGAGGAAGAGAATTTTGGAGTGCCAGCCGGTTGTTGAGTCAATGGTGGGCAGCCCGCTTATCCTACAGGAGCTCAGCAAG GTATATTCAGGCGGGCAGTCGCTGTTAGCGGTGGACCGTTTGTCTTTGGCCGTTGGGAAGGGCGAGTGCTTTGGTTTACTGGGATTTAATGGAGCAGGGAAGACTACGACATTCAAAATGCTGACAGGAGATGAAAGCATAACTTCAGGAGATGCCTTTATTGACGGCTACAGCATCCTCCGAGATGTGAAAAAG GTGCAGCAGAGAATTGGCTACTGTCCCCAGTTTGATGCGGTGCTAGATCACATGACAGGGCGGGAAACCCTGAGCATGTATGCCAGACTGAGGGGCATCCCAGAGAAATATGTCACAGCCTGTGTAGAAAATGTCCTGCGTTCGTTGCTGCTTGAACCTCACGCTGACAAACTTGTCCGCAGCTACAG TGGCGGCAATAAGAGGAAGTTGAGTGCAGGCATGGCTCTGATCGGTGGGCCGCCTGTGATCTTCCTGGACGAGCCGTCCACTGGCATGGACCCAGTGGCCAGACGGCTGCTGTGGGACGCAATTACACGCACCAGAGAGTCTGGCAAAGCCATAATCATAACCTCACACAG TATGGAGGAGTGCGAGGCGCTGTGCACCCGGCTGGCTGTCATGGTGAACGGCCAGTTCAAATGTCTGGGCAGCCCACAGCACCTGAAGAGCAAGTTTGGGAGCGGTTACACGCTGCTGGCGAAGGTCCGCGTGGAGACGGAGTTAGATGAGATGGACCTTCAGCTCTTCAAAGACTTCATTGAAAGCACCTTCCCAG GAAGTTTACTGAAGGATGAACA
- the abca3b gene encoding phospholipid-transporting ATPase ABCA3 isoform X1: MAVWQQFGLLLWKNYIQQKRQILVTLVEIALPLLFSAILIVLRQKVSSINYPNATHYHSFALSDLPFPLCFQDLQLAYVPANASVVRQITEDVQQSMQECIRTVRGFETEEQFEEFVKTDPESGKILAAIVFEHQFTHDDEPLPLQVSYHLRFTYSPRNAPAREKSELNPNNDLDWHTLSLFPLIQLPGPREQHEPRGGTPGYYREGFLQVQHAVDRAIMKAYNSTAATALLKRAQVLLARFPYPAFIYDVFILAIQNQLPLLLVLSFTYTSLNIVRAVVQEKERKLKEYMRMMGLSNWLHWSAWFLMFFLFLSISIFFVTVLICVKVSPNGAVLTYSDPTLVFVFLLVFAVSTINFSFMISACFSRANVAAAAGGFIYFLSYLPYVFLWPRYDLLSHAQKVSACLISNVAMAMGAQLIGMFEGKGTGIQWHNLFEPVTVDDDFSLAQVLGLLLLDSVLYGLVAWYMEAVFPGEYGVPRPWYFFILPSYWCSSPRVALLKEKEEEEEAEKVSKGEFIEEEPAGLVSGVKIKRLAKVFKVGNKTKEAVRDLTLNMFEGQITVLLGHNGAGKTTTLSMLTGLFPPSNGRAYINGYDICQDMALIRRSLGLCPQHDVLFDNLTVREHLLFYTQLKGYPRKKIPDEVDRILRILNLEDKRHARSKTLSGGMKRKLSIGIALIGDSKVVMLDEPTSGMDPSARRATWDLLQGEKRGRTILLTTHFMDEADLLGDRIAIMAGGELQCCGSPLFLKNKYGAGYHMVIVKDAFCNVSEITRLVHMYVPDATLESSAGAELSYILPKESTSRFELLFAELEMNRDELGIASYGASVTTMEEVFLRVGKLVDSSLDIQAIQLPALQYQHERRSHDWTMDDSSSISGMTDVTDFTDSGTMISEDGSNIKLNTGARLYMQQFYAMFLKRALYSWRNWKVVVAQFLVPLIFTVLALVVARTLPGSQITPLLRLVLKQYGHTHVPVAVDVNAGPLATALAEIYTAQLPSQNAIAATNITDFSEYVLYNAMREGGAFNEHCVVGATFRSRSRKSTEVIGYFNNQGFHTPATALMLVDNALYKLLAGPDASIQTGNYPMPRNMSETAQSQLSEGQTGFAIAINLMYGMASLASTFALLLVSERSVKSKHVQQVSGVYPSNFWFSALLWDLINFLLPCLLMLVVFRVFSVKAFVAENHLVDVLLLLLLYGWAVIPLMYLLSFLFSTAATAYTRLTIFNILSGTATFLAVTIMTIPELKLEDMSHLLDKIFLIFPNYCLGMSFSEFYQNYEIITFCTSSAFAEYICKYYNITYQVNYFSMDEPGVGRFLVAMSLQGVVFIALLFLIELRCVHILLNLCRRRKKVLLLAEEALQPEDRDVAEERKRILECQPVVESMVGSPLILQELSKVYSGGQSLLAVDRLSLAVGKGECFGLLGFNGAGKTTTFKMLTGDESITSGDAFIDGYSILRDVKKVQQRIGYCPQFDAVLDHMTGRETLSMYARLRGIPEKYVTACVENVLRSLLLEPHADKLVRSYSGGNKRKLSAGMALIGGPPVIFLDEPSTGMDPVARRLLWDAITRTRESGKAIIITSHSMEECEALCTRLAVMVNGQFKCLGSPQHLKSKFGSGYTLLAKVRVETELDEMDLQLFKDFIESTFPGSLLKDEHQGMVHYHLTDKTLTWAQVFGVLETAKEKYSIEDYCVSQISLEQVFLSFAQFQHCAEVCDDTLKH, translated from the exons AAGCGTCAGATCCTGGTCACTCTGGTGGAGATTGCTCTGCCGCTGCTCTTCTCAGCCATCCTGATCGTCCTGCGACAGAAGGTGTCGTCCATCAACTACCCCAATGCAACGCACTACCACAGCTTCGCTCTGAGCGACCTGCCGTTCCCTCTGTGCTTCCAGGACCTGCAGCTGGCCTACGTGCCTGCAAACGCCAGCGTGGTGCGGCAGATCACAGAGGACGTGCAGCAGAGCATGCAGGAATGCATCAGAACCG tgcgTGGCTTTGAAACAGAGGAGCAGTTTGAGGAGTTTGTGAAAACTGACCCAGAGTCGGGCAAGATTTTGGCAGCCATTGTGTTTGAGCACCAATTCACACACGACGATGAGCCGCTTCCTCTGCAG GTCAGCTATCATCTGCGCTTCACATACAGCCCCAGAAATGCTCCGGCACGCGAGAAGTCCGAGCTCAACCCCAACAATGATCTGGACTGGCACACGCTCAGTCTGTTTCCTCTGATCCAGCTGCCCGGGCCCAGAGAACAACACGAACCACGCGGGGGCACGCCAG GATATTACCGCGAGGGCTTCCTGCAGGTGCAGCACGCGGTGGACCGGGCCATCATGAAGGCCTACAACAGCACGGCGGCAACAGCCCTCCTCAAGCGAGCCCAAGTGCTGCTGGCCCGCTTCCCTTATCCAGCGTTCATCTATGACGTCTTCATCCTGGCCATCCAGAACCAGCTGCCACTGCTGCTGGTGCTCAGCTTCACCTACACCTCTCTGAATATCGTCCGCGCTGTGGTGCAGGAGAAGGAGAGGAAACTGAAG gaGTACATGCGTATGATGGGTCTCAGTAACTGGTTGCACTGGAGCGCCTGGTTCCTCATGTTTTTCCTCTTCCTCTCAATCTCCATCTTCTTTGTTACCGTACTTATCTGCGTCAAG GTGAGTCCTAACGGAGCGGTGTTGACCTACAGCGACCCCACGCTGGTGTTTGTCTTCCTGCTGGTGTTTGCCGTGTCCACCATTAACTTCAGCTTCATGATCAGCGCCTGCTTCTCCAGAG CGAATGTGGCCGCAGCAGCGGGCGGCTTCATCTACTTCTTGAGCTACCTGCCGTACGTCTTCCTGTGGCCTCGCTATGACCTGCTGTCACACGCACAGAAAGTCTCCGCCTGCCTCATCTCCAACGTGGCCATGGCCATGGGAGCCCAGCTGATCGGCATGTTCGAGGGCAAAG GGACAGGCATCCAGTGGCATAACCTGTTTGAGCCGGTGACGGTGGACGATGATTTCTCTCTGGCTCAAGTGCTGGGTCTGCTGCTGCTGGACTCGGTGCTGTACGGTCTGGTGGCCTGGTACATGGAAGCCGTGTTTCCGGGAGAATATGGAGTCCCTCGTCCATGGTACTTCTTCATTCTG CCCTCATACTGGTGCAGCAGCCCTCGTGTGGCCCTACTAAAGGagaaggaggaagaggaggaggccGAGAAGGTGTCGAAGGGCGAATTCATCGAAGAGGAGCCAGCTGGACTGGTCTCGGGGGTCAAGATCAAACGTTTGGCAAAG GTGTTCAAAGTGGGAAATAAGACCAAGGAGGCGGTGAGGGATTTAACGCTCAACATGTTCGAAGGCCAGATTACTGTTCTGCTGGGTCACAACGGAGCGGGCAAGACCACCACACTTTCAATGCTGACAG GCCTTTTCCCGCCCAGCAACGGCCGTGCGTACATTAACGGTTACGACATATGTCAGGATATGGCCCTGATCCGCCGCAGCCTCGGTCTGTGTCCGCAGCACGATGTGCTCTTCGACAACCTCACCGTCCGAGAACACCTGCTCTTCTACACACAG CTGAAGGGTTATCCTCGTAAAAAGATCCCTGATGAGGTGGACCGCATCCTTCGGATCCTGAATTTGGAGGACAAGCGTCATGCGCGATCCAAAACCCTCTCTGGCGGGATGAAGAGGAAGCTTTCCATCGGCATTGCTTTAATTGGAGACTCAAAG GTGGTGATGCTGGACGAGCCCACCTCAGGAATGGACCCCTCAGCCCGCCGGGCCACCTGGGACCTGCTGCAGGGCGAGAAGCGCGGCCGCACCATCCTGCTGACCACACACTTCATGGACGAGGCCGACCTGCTGGGAGATCGGATCGCCATCATGGCCGGCGGAGAGCTCCAGTGCTGCGGCTCACCGCTCTTCCTCAAGAACAAATACG GTGCTGGTTACCACATGGTTATAGTAAAGGATGCGTTTTGTAACGTGTCCGAGATCACTCGTCTAGTGCACATGTATGTGCCTGATGCCACTCTAGAGAGCAGTGCAGGCGCTGAACTCTCCTACATACTGCCCAAAGAGAGCACCAGCCG GTTTGAGCTGCTGTTTGCTGAGCTGGAGATGAATCGAGACGAGTTGGGCATCGCCAGCTATGGGGCGTCCGTTACCACCATGGAGGAGGTTTTTCTCAG GGTCGGGAAGCTGGTGGACTCCAGTCTGGATATTCAGGCCATCCAGCTTCCGGCTCTGCAGTATCAGCATGAGCGGCGGTCACATGACTGGACCATGGATGACTCCAGCAGCATCAGCGGCATGACGGACGTGACCGATTTCACTGACAGTGGCACTATGATCTCAGAAGATGGCTCCAACATCAAACTCAACACTGGG GCCAGGCTCTATATGCAGCAGTTCTACGCTATGTTCCTGAAGAGGGCACTTTACAGCTGGCGCAACTGGAAAGTGGTGGTGGCTCAGTTTCTGGTGCCGCTCATTTTCACAGTGTTGGCTCTTGTAGTGGCCCGCACCCTCCCTGGAAGCCAAATCACGCCCCTGCTCCGTCTGGTGCTAAAACAATATGGCCATACTCACGTACCCGTGGCTGTAGATGTCAATGCTGGGCCACTGGCTACAGCCCTGGCTGAGATCTACACAGCACAGCTGCCTTCCCAGAATGCCATTGCTGCCACTAATATAACAG ATTTTTCAGAGTACGTGCTATATAATGCCATGAGGGAGGGCGGAGCTTTCAATGAGCACTGCGTGGTGGGCGCGACTTTCAGGAGCCGATCCAGGAAGAGCACTGAGGTCATCGGCTACTTCAACAACCAGGGCTTTCACACCCCCGCTACAGCGCTCATGCTGGTTGACAACGCTCTCTACAAACTACTAGCTGGACCTGATGCCTCCATCCAGACTGGAAATTACCCCATGCCACGCAACATGTCCGAGACGGCCCAGAGCCAGCTTTCTGA GGGCCAGACAGGCTTTGCTATCGCCATAAACCTCATGTACGGCATGGCATCATTAGCCAGCACCTTTGCCCTGCTCCTCGTCTCTGAGCGATCGGTGAAGTCCAAACATGTACAGCAGGTCAGCGGGGTCTACCCCTCCAACTTCTGGTTCTCCGCCCTGCTGTGGGACCTCATCAACTTCCTGTTGCCCTGCCTGCTCATGCTG GTTGTCTTCCGAGTGTTTTCAGTGAAAGCATTTGTGGCCGAGAACCACCTGGTGGATGTTCTGCTTTTGCTGCTTCTGTATGGCTGGGCGGTGATTCCCCTCATGTATCTGCTCAGCTTCCTGTTCTCTACGGCCGCCACCGCCTACACGCGCCTCACCATCTTCAACATCCTCAGTGGCACGGCCACCTTCCTCGCGGTCACCATCATGACCATACCTG AGCTGAAGCTAGAAGACATGTCTCACCTCCTGGATAAGATCTTCCTGATCTTCCCAAATTACTGCTTGGGCATGTCCTTCAGCGAGTTCTACCAGAACTACGAGATCATCACCTTCTGCACCTCCAGCGCCTTTGCCGAGTACATTTGCAAGTACTACA ACATCACGTATCAAGTGAACTACTTTTCCATGGATGAGCCCGGAGTGGGCCGCTTCCTGGTGGCCATGTCCCTACAAGGTGTCGTCTTCATCGCCCTGCTTTTCCTCATCGAGCTTCGGTGTGTCCACATACTACTCAACCTCTGCAGGAGACGCAAGAAG GTTTTGCTGTTGGCAGAAGAAGCTCTCCAGCCTGAGGACAGAGATGTTGCAGAGGAGAGGAAGAGAATTTTGGAGTGCCAGCCGGTTGTTGAGTCAATGGTGGGCAGCCCGCTTATCCTACAGGAGCTCAGCAAG GTATATTCAGGCGGGCAGTCGCTGTTAGCGGTGGACCGTTTGTCTTTGGCCGTTGGGAAGGGCGAGTGCTTTGGTTTACTGGGATTTAATGGAGCAGGGAAGACTACGACATTCAAAATGCTGACAGGAGATGAAAGCATAACTTCAGGAGATGCCTTTATTGACGGCTACAGCATCCTCCGAGATGTGAAAAAG GTGCAGCAGAGAATTGGCTACTGTCCCCAGTTTGATGCGGTGCTAGATCACATGACAGGGCGGGAAACCCTGAGCATGTATGCCAGACTGAGGGGCATCCCAGAGAAATATGTCACAGCCTGTGTAGAAAATGTCCTGCGTTCGTTGCTGCTTGAACCTCACGCTGACAAACTTGTCCGCAGCTACAG TGGCGGCAATAAGAGGAAGTTGAGTGCAGGCATGGCTCTGATCGGTGGGCCGCCTGTGATCTTCCTGGACGAGCCGTCCACTGGCATGGACCCAGTGGCCAGACGGCTGCTGTGGGACGCAATTACACGCACCAGAGAGTCTGGCAAAGCCATAATCATAACCTCACACAG TATGGAGGAGTGCGAGGCGCTGTGCACCCGGCTGGCTGTCATGGTGAACGGCCAGTTCAAATGTCTGGGCAGCCCACAGCACCTGAAGAGCAAGTTTGGGAGCGGTTACACGCTGCTGGCGAAGGTCCGCGTGGAGACGGAGTTAGATGAGATGGACCTTCAGCTCTTCAAAGACTTCATTGAAAGCACCTTCCCAG GAAGTTTACTGAAGGATGAACA